A genome region from Chengkuizengella sp. SCS-71B includes the following:
- a CDS encoding methyl-accepting chemotaxis protein, with translation MLFIKLTKNMSTSQKLLIIFGVPLILGLVSSIFLLNLNQQNENKLTETLYDISFQTNTLILDADKDLYQALVAYLTLTRKENANKEELREEVQTKIANANEKVDEALSIVTEYQLEDLTLAATSIGEEAVESESSSNKNTIKKYLSEFNSQFESWARITDVENPTYDLYFMALPYFEAGREKLKISGDILNGYAQKSIQEIHTSNQRTKVWIYIIYAIIFVLITISGLIFIRENVKLIKGVAKKINHVKEGNLLVDPTDVYTKDDMGQMVQNLDVMIFKLKDLIHGIVEQSRTVAASSTELTQSTQESSAASNHVAENIQTITEGIEVQTKTADETSRAVEEMASGIQRIAESTTFISELSQKTDQQSDKGNQVIVQLNNQIVSMYNTVQELSTTVDSLNQRSDKIGAIMDDITGFASQTNLLSLNASIEAARAGEHGRGFSVVADEIRNLASSSLKSADNIQKLIIETQKEITMVSKNMTLAVEEAEKSNQSMVEVSQDFNKISSNVKEIDTHIQETSAITEELSASSEEVAASMEHSNSTAHEIFSKSQNVAAATEEQLALMENMDNSAKRLMEIVNQLNHSISNFKV, from the coding sequence ATGTTGTTCATAAAATTAACAAAAAACATGTCAACGAGTCAGAAACTTTTAATAATATTTGGTGTTCCTCTCATTCTTGGATTAGTGTCCTCCATTTTTTTATTGAATCTAAACCAACAGAATGAAAATAAACTTACAGAAACTTTGTATGATATTTCATTTCAAACGAACACACTTATTTTAGATGCAGATAAAGATTTGTATCAAGCATTGGTTGCTTATCTAACTCTAACAAGGAAAGAAAACGCTAACAAAGAAGAATTACGCGAAGAAGTGCAGACAAAAATAGCCAATGCCAATGAAAAAGTGGATGAAGCTCTATCTATCGTCACAGAGTATCAATTAGAAGATTTAACTTTAGCAGCTACTTCTATAGGGGAAGAAGCTGTTGAGTCTGAATCATCTAGTAATAAGAATACAATTAAAAAATATCTCTCCGAATTCAACTCGCAATTTGAATCCTGGGCAAGAATTACAGATGTAGAAAATCCCACATATGACTTGTATTTTATGGCTCTCCCATATTTTGAAGCAGGGCGGGAGAAATTAAAGATATCAGGTGATATATTAAATGGATATGCCCAGAAAAGCATTCAAGAAATACATACGTCAAACCAAAGGACTAAAGTATGGATTTACATCATTTACGCGATTATCTTCGTATTAATTACGATAAGTGGATTAATTTTTATTAGAGAAAATGTAAAACTCATAAAGGGAGTAGCTAAGAAAATTAATCATGTTAAAGAAGGAAATCTGCTAGTTGATCCTACCGACGTGTATACAAAAGACGATATGGGACAAATGGTACAAAATTTGGATGTGATGATCTTCAAATTAAAAGATCTCATACATGGTATTGTTGAGCAATCCAGAACGGTAGCAGCATCATCGACAGAACTTACACAAAGTACGCAGGAATCTTCTGCAGCTTCAAATCATGTTGCTGAGAATATTCAGACGATTACTGAAGGAATCGAAGTTCAGACAAAAACGGCAGATGAAACGAGCAGAGCCGTGGAGGAAATGGCGTCAGGTATTCAAAGAATCGCTGAAAGCACTACATTTATTTCTGAACTTTCACAAAAAACAGACCAACAATCTGATAAAGGAAATCAAGTAATTGTTCAATTGAACAATCAGATCGTATCCATGTATAACACGGTTCAGGAATTATCAACGACTGTAGATTCTTTAAATCAGCGTTCCGATAAAATTGGTGCAATTATGGATGATATAACAGGGTTTGCAAGCCAAACCAATTTGCTCTCCCTTAATGCTTCAATTGAAGCAGCTAGAGCTGGAGAACACGGACGAGGATTTTCAGTGGTTGCGGATGAGATTAGAAATCTAGCTTCTAGTTCATTAAAATCAGCAGATAATATCCAGAAACTTATCATAGAAACGCAGAAGGAAATTACGATGGTATCTAAAAACATGACATTAGCAGTCGAAGAGGCAGAAAAAAGCAATCAGTCTATGGTAGAGGTCAGTCAAGATTTTAATAAAATTTCAAGTAACGTAAAAGAGATTGATACACACATTCAAGAGACATCAGCGATTACAGAAGAGCTTTCCGCAAGTTCAGAAGAAGTTGCAGCTTCGATGGAGCATTCCAATTCTACTGCGCATGAGATTTTTAGTAAATCTCAAAATGTTGCAGCAGCAACAGAAGAACAATTGGCACTTATGGAAAATATGGATAACTCTGCAAAGAGACTAATGGAAATTGTGAATCAATTAAACCATTCTATATCCAATTTTAAAGTATAG